A genomic segment from Chitinophaga niabensis encodes:
- a CDS encoding RagB/SusD family nutrient uptake outer membrane protein, with product MKHILSVVFVAASVLTACTHEFIPNPNAPTMEEIIKNPSISQLNNLVTGSEGGLRAQLGLYHDLVGVFGREFWRYSNSDSRNTEDLLGKGNITLDPNSYYAINSWLARYSVVKNCNLLMEATKNCTLLENEAQKNGYYAFAKTIAAYQLLLNLNHTDDQGIRTDVNDPKDLGPIVNKTQALTDIAKLLDDADVLLNNATIIFPLSDGFEGFNSVAGFKKFNRALSARVSIYREQWTKALTDLNGSFLDLSAGSNLNTGVYHVFSSSSGDLLNELYLAPDGQSDIRAAHPTFEADLEAGDDRINKTHVRAAAATFDGLTSTRDVALYATPTTPVAIIRNEELILIYAEAKLQNNALAEAADALNTIRSKHNLTPRLDLDTKAKLIDELLKQRRYSLFGEGHRWVDMRRYNRLATLPIDRAGDDVWPRVPLPAGE from the coding sequence ATGAAACATATTTTATCAGTAGTTTTTGTTGCAGCCAGTGTACTTACTGCCTGCACGCATGAATTCATTCCTAACCCCAACGCCCCCACGATGGAAGAGATCATTAAAAATCCCTCCATCTCCCAGTTGAACAACCTTGTAACAGGTTCCGAAGGAGGGCTGCGGGCACAGCTGGGACTGTATCACGACCTGGTGGGTGTATTTGGCCGTGAATTCTGGCGTTATTCCAATTCAGACAGCCGTAATACAGAAGATCTTTTGGGGAAAGGGAACATAACCCTGGACCCGAACTCCTACTATGCTATAAATAGCTGGCTGGCCCGTTATTCCGTAGTGAAGAACTGCAACCTGCTGATGGAGGCTACAAAGAACTGTACACTGCTGGAAAATGAAGCACAAAAGAACGGATATTACGCATTTGCCAAAACCATCGCAGCCTATCAGCTGCTGCTGAACCTCAACCATACGGACGATCAGGGTATCCGCACAGATGTGAACGACCCTAAGGACCTCGGGCCTATCGTTAATAAAACACAAGCGCTTACAGACATTGCCAAACTACTGGACGATGCAGATGTGTTGCTGAATAATGCAACGATCATATTCCCCCTATCCGATGGTTTTGAGGGGTTCAACAGTGTGGCTGGTTTCAAAAAGTTCAACCGCGCGCTTTCTGCCCGCGTATCCATTTACCGGGAGCAATGGACCAAAGCACTCACCGATCTGAATGGTTCTTTTCTTGACCTTTCTGCAGGGAGTAACCTGAATACAGGTGTTTATCATGTTTTCTCCTCTTCCAGCGGGGACCTGCTGAATGAACTATACCTCGCGCCGGATGGCCAGAGTGATATCAGGGCGGCTCATCCAACATTTGAAGCAGACCTGGAAGCAGGAGACGACCGTATCAACAAAACACATGTAAGAGCTGCAGCGGCCACTTTCGATGGCCTTACGAGCACCAGGGATGTAGCCCTTTACGCCACACCCACCACACCAGTGGCTATCATCCGGAATGAAGAGCTGATCCTGATCTATGCGGAAGCCAAACTGCAAAATAACGCACTGGCAGAGGCAGCAGATGCATTGAATACTATCCGCAGCAAACACAATCTTACACCACGGCTGGACCTTGATACAAAAGCAAAGCTCATAGATGAGTTACTGAAACAAAGAAGGTATTCCCTCTTTGGAGAAGGACATCGCTGGGTAGATATGCGCCGGTACAACAGGTTAGCCACCCTTCCCATTGACAGGGCAGGTGATGATGTATGGCCGCGTGTACCGCTCCCGGCCGGGGAATAA
- a CDS encoding VOC family protein encodes MIQFSRLDHVTQMVPIGKKEAAKTFYKEVLQLEEIPGNHPRGAIWFNIGNIQLHIVEEEPGPVSGRHPAFEVKDLEAAKAYLESKGIEISYSSVIEGRSRCFFRDPFNNRIELLEYL; translated from the coding sequence ATGATACAGTTTTCGCGGTTAGACCATGTTACGCAAATGGTACCGATCGGCAAAAAAGAAGCAGCCAAAACATTTTACAAAGAGGTATTACAGCTTGAAGAGATACCCGGAAATCATCCACGGGGCGCCATCTGGTTCAATATCGGTAACATTCAGCTGCATATTGTGGAAGAAGAACCGGGGCCTGTATCCGGCCGCCATCCGGCTTTTGAAGTGAAGGACCTCGAAGCCGCAAAGGCCTACCTGGAAAGCAAAGGCATTGAAATTTCGTATTCCTCCGTTATAGAAGGCCGCTCCAGGTGTTTTTTCAGAGATCCTTTTAATAACAGGATAGAGTTATTGGAATACCTGTAA
- a CDS encoding O-acetyl-ADP-ribose deacetylase gives MIELLQGDITKVKADAIVNAANSSLLGGGGVDGAIHRAGGSDILEACRKIRDKQGGCKVGEAVITTAGKLPAKYVIHTVGPVWNNGKSNEEKLLAAAYTNSLQLALDNQVKTIAFPNISTGIYHFPKIKAAEIAISTVRNFLHTTDKIQQVIFVCFDQENYEIYKKIMGS, from the coding sequence ATGATTGAACTATTACAGGGAGATATCACAAAAGTTAAGGCAGATGCGATCGTTAATGCTGCGAACAGCTCTTTGCTTGGTGGTGGAGGTGTTGATGGCGCTATTCACAGAGCCGGAGGCAGTGACATACTGGAAGCCTGCCGGAAAATAAGAGATAAGCAAGGTGGTTGTAAAGTAGGAGAAGCCGTGATAACAACAGCGGGTAAGTTGCCTGCGAAATACGTGATCCATACTGTTGGCCCGGTGTGGAACAATGGCAAAAGCAACGAAGAAAAATTGCTGGCCGCTGCTTATACTAACAGCCTGCAACTCGCCCTGGATAACCAGGTAAAAACAATAGCCTTCCCTAATATCAGCACCGGCATCTACCATTTCCCAAAAATAAAAGCGGCTGAAATTGCAATTTCCACGGTAAGAAATTTCCTGCACACCACAGATAAGATCCAGCAAGTGATCTTTGTTTGTTTTGATCAGGAAAATTATGAGATCTATAAAAAAATAATGGGTAGCTGA
- a CDS encoding Abi family protein, which yields MYRSQYKASSLSIPEQIQLLKDKGLTITSEENAKQWLFYVSYFRLKNYTNKFKDYQTGHFTPNCTFDQVIQLYLFDRNLKFILFDAIETIEVAIKTLISNAMAQTHGPHWYMERKHFLPAFNFDEFLAAVEKKVADSDESSIKNYKQLFDHPPLPPCWMIFESLSFGSISKIFEHLAVRDVKLQICWQYDLPDNILVNWLHCITQLRNRCAHHCRVVYRSMNKTIILPSRAKHRFLEAADQIDPSSLYATLCCMQNLINKIRPGSNFKKKLLALIDKHSEIDYAHMGFTKNWRKEKIWQ from the coding sequence ATGTATAGAAGTCAATACAAAGCCTCTTCGCTTAGTATACCTGAGCAAATTCAACTTCTTAAAGATAAAGGGCTAACAATAACCTCAGAAGAAAATGCTAAACAATGGTTGTTTTATGTCAGCTATTTTAGATTAAAGAACTACACAAACAAGTTTAAGGATTATCAAACCGGTCACTTTACGCCTAACTGCACCTTCGACCAGGTCATTCAACTCTATTTGTTTGACAGGAACCTTAAGTTCATTTTATTTGATGCCATTGAAACAATTGAAGTTGCGATTAAAACATTAATATCAAATGCAATGGCCCAAACGCACGGCCCCCATTGGTATATGGAAAGGAAACATTTCCTGCCGGCATTTAATTTTGATGAATTCCTGGCCGCTGTTGAAAAGAAAGTTGCAGATTCCGATGAATCATCCATTAAAAATTACAAACAACTTTTTGATCATCCGCCATTACCTCCCTGCTGGATGATCTTCGAATCACTTTCTTTCGGTAGCATATCCAAGATATTCGAACACCTCGCAGTCAGGGATGTGAAACTACAGATATGCTGGCAATATGATCTGCCAGACAATATACTCGTTAACTGGCTACATTGCATCACGCAACTGAGGAACAGGTGTGCCCATCATTGCCGTGTTGTTTACAGGTCCATGAACAAAACAATTATCCTACCCTCAAGGGCTAAACACCGGTTTCTGGAAGCAGCTGACCAAATAGACCCAAGTAGCCTTTATGCCACTTTGTGCTGTATGCAAAACCTCATCAACAAGATCCGGCCTGGATCCAACTTCAAAAAGAAACTCCTTGCCCTGATAGATAAGCATTCAGAAATTGATTATGCACATATGGGATTCACTAAAAACTGGCGGAAAGAAAAAATATGGCAGTAA
- a CDS encoding ArsR/SmtB family transcription factor: MEKRRDVFQAIADPTRREIIHLISRESLNLNAIADHFDSARPTISQHIKILTECGLIIIKKQGRERFCEAKLDKLQEVSSWVEQYSKAWNETIDAMENFLKNKKHGNKK, from the coding sequence ATGGAAAAACGAAGAGATGTATTCCAGGCAATAGCGGACCCTACCCGGCGGGAGATCATTCACCTGATCTCCAGGGAATCCCTGAACCTCAACGCAATAGCAGATCACTTTGATTCTGCGCGCCCTACTATTTCCCAGCATATCAAGATACTGACGGAATGCGGGCTGATCATCATTAAAAAACAAGGCAGGGAAAGGTTCTGCGAAGCAAAGCTGGATAAGTTACAGGAAGTATCTTCCTGGGTGGAACAATACAGTAAGGCATGGAATGAAACGATCGATGCAATGGAAAACTTCTTAAAAAATAAAAAACATGGTAACAAAAAATGA
- a CDS encoding SRPBCC family protein, with product MVTKNEDVLISRIVDAPREQVFQAWTDPAGLEQWFAPKGCTIHFKQIDIREGGTFHSVIKNPAYKDCWCVGTYLEIVKPERIVFTMVNADENGNPLTAVEAGMDPEWPVSTTVTVTLGAIGNKTEFTLHQTVNEAIAKRTGAHPSWLQMLDILEAYLHKK from the coding sequence ATGGTAACAAAAAATGAGGATGTATTGATATCCCGAATTGTAGATGCTCCGAGGGAGCAGGTATTCCAGGCATGGACTGATCCGGCAGGCCTGGAACAATGGTTTGCACCCAAAGGATGCACCATTCACTTTAAACAGATCGATATCCGTGAAGGCGGTACGTTTCACTCCGTGATTAAAAATCCTGCCTATAAGGATTGCTGGTGTGTGGGTACTTACCTGGAGATCGTTAAACCGGAACGCATTGTTTTCACCATGGTGAATGCAGATGAAAACGGGAATCCGCTGACTGCTGTGGAAGCAGGCATGGACCCGGAATGGCCTGTATCCACTACGGTAACGGTTACCCTGGGTGCAATCGGCAACAAGACCGAATTCACTTTGCATCAGACCGTAAATGAAGCCATCGCTAAACGCACCGGCGCACATCCAAGCTGGCTGCAGATGTTAGATATCCTCGAAGCATATCTGCACAAAAAATAA
- a CDS encoding family 78 glycoside hydrolase catalytic domain has protein sequence MGLRTTICIALISLVSYAEAAPALQPAKLTCEYLQNPLGISTAAPRFSWTLAGDGQNQWQSAYEIVVRGPGKDIVWQTGKVNSAENLHITYAGKALEPFSRYTWQVKVYDQDGRASAWSLPQWFETASSDWAAQWIGDGSKQFEKDEEFYKEDPMPLFRKSFEAKKKIASARLYISGLGYYEAYLNGQKIGDHVLDPGLTAYRKQVLYTVYDITSQVRNGINAAGIMLGNGWYNTLPLRFWGSINMRAQLTTGRPCVKALIRITYTDGSTALVPTDETWQTAPGPVVRNSIFLGEHYDARLEDPQTGWKQAVKVQGPAGELTPQMQPPIRVTKIVKPVSIREIKPGVFILDMGQNFAGVVRLKVKGAAGTKVSIRYGEDKYPDGSLNGMTAVAGQVKKSNGGPGAPAIAWQEDSYTLKGKGLETWAPRFTFHGFRFIEVTGWPGKPTLQDIEGLRMNSDLQKNGSFTSSNKMFNQLNEVIQWTFLSNVFSVESDCPAREKLQYGGDILCVAETYMYNYHMPQFYAKTIRDFANDQRPLGGITETAPFVGIADKGPGDGSGPLGWQAAYPFLIKKMYEYYGDKRIIEENYGAVARLIAFLESRSENYLSDKCLGDHESLDGKASPLVAAVFYLAQVRIIAELAEVLHKEEDKAKYTALAENIRKAIVAKYYVNGAFEKANQSAQVIGVWSDVVKGADAQKAADTLEAAFAKRNWHVATGIFGTKMLFDVFRERDQNDLAYRIADQRGFPGWGHMLENGATTLWETWAASDNTYSKNHPMFGSIGEWFYRSLLGINPAAPGFKKIIIKPQPAGDLTFAKGSYDSPYGAISSNWKIANGKFDLRVSIPPNTSAEVWVPTKYGKVSGGKLIREEKGYAVFGTGSGNHIFVSE, from the coding sequence ATGGGATTAAGGACCACTATATGCATAGCACTGATAAGCCTTGTTAGTTATGCTGAAGCTGCACCGGCACTGCAACCGGCAAAGCTTACCTGTGAATACCTGCAAAACCCTTTGGGCATATCCACCGCTGCACCCCGTTTCAGCTGGACCCTTGCAGGCGATGGGCAAAACCAATGGCAGTCTGCATATGAAATAGTGGTGAGAGGTCCCGGTAAAGATATTGTATGGCAGACCGGCAAAGTAAATTCCGCAGAGAACCTGCATATCACCTACGCGGGTAAAGCCCTGGAACCTTTTTCCCGTTATACCTGGCAGGTGAAAGTATATGACCAGGATGGAAGGGCATCGGCCTGGAGCTTACCGCAATGGTTTGAAACCGCTTCTTCAGATTGGGCTGCACAATGGATCGGAGATGGCAGCAAGCAGTTTGAAAAGGATGAAGAATTCTATAAAGAAGATCCCATGCCTTTGTTCCGGAAGTCTTTCGAAGCAAAGAAGAAGATCGCCTCCGCCCGTTTGTACATCAGCGGCCTGGGATATTACGAAGCTTACCTGAACGGGCAGAAAATAGGGGATCATGTACTGGACCCCGGGTTAACCGCTTACCGCAAACAGGTTTTATATACCGTATACGATATCACTTCACAGGTACGGAATGGCATAAACGCTGCCGGCATAATGCTGGGCAACGGATGGTACAATACACTCCCATTACGTTTCTGGGGCAGCATCAATATGCGCGCGCAGCTTACAACCGGCAGGCCATGTGTAAAAGCCCTGATCCGGATCACCTATACAGATGGCAGCACCGCCCTGGTACCAACAGATGAAACCTGGCAAACAGCGCCGGGCCCTGTAGTGCGTAACAGCATCTTTTTGGGGGAACATTATGACGCCCGCCTGGAAGATCCGCAAACGGGCTGGAAACAGGCTGTAAAGGTGCAGGGCCCCGCAGGAGAACTCACGCCGCAAATGCAGCCACCTATACGGGTAACAAAGATCGTAAAGCCCGTTAGCATCCGTGAAATAAAACCCGGTGTGTTCATACTGGACATGGGGCAGAACTTTGCAGGTGTAGTACGCCTGAAAGTAAAAGGTGCCGCCGGTACTAAAGTAAGTATCCGTTACGGAGAAGATAAATACCCCGATGGCAGCCTGAATGGTATGACGGCAGTAGCGGGGCAGGTCAAAAAGAGCAACGGAGGCCCGGGGGCTCCGGCTATTGCATGGCAGGAAGATAGTTACACCCTGAAAGGCAAAGGCCTCGAAACCTGGGCACCGCGTTTCACTTTTCATGGCTTCCGTTTCATTGAAGTAACCGGCTGGCCCGGTAAACCCACCTTGCAGGATATAGAAGGCCTGCGGATGAATTCAGACCTGCAAAAGAACGGCAGCTTCACCAGTTCCAACAAAATGTTCAATCAACTGAACGAAGTGATCCAATGGACTTTCCTCAGTAATGTGTTCAGCGTGGAATCTGATTGCCCTGCAAGGGAAAAACTGCAATACGGCGGCGATATATTGTGTGTGGCGGAAACCTATATGTACAATTATCATATGCCGCAGTTCTATGCCAAAACCATCCGGGACTTTGCCAACGACCAGCGCCCGCTCGGTGGCATCACGGAAACGGCCCCATTTGTAGGCATTGCGGATAAAGGTCCCGGAGATGGTTCCGGTCCTTTAGGCTGGCAGGCTGCCTATCCTTTCCTGATCAAAAAAATGTATGAATACTACGGAGATAAAAGGATCATTGAAGAGAACTATGGAGCCGTAGCCCGCCTGATCGCATTCCTGGAATCCCGTTCAGAAAATTACCTTTCCGATAAATGCCTGGGAGATCATGAATCGCTGGACGGGAAGGCTTCACCCCTGGTTGCTGCCGTGTTCTATCTGGCGCAGGTAAGGATCATCGCAGAACTCGCGGAGGTATTGCATAAGGAAGAAGACAAAGCAAAGTATACGGCATTAGCCGAAAATATCCGCAAAGCGATCGTAGCGAAATACTACGTGAACGGCGCATTTGAAAAAGCCAATCAATCCGCGCAGGTGATAGGCGTATGGTCTGATGTAGTGAAAGGTGCAGATGCACAGAAAGCAGCGGATACACTGGAAGCTGCATTCGCAAAACGTAACTGGCATGTAGCTACGGGGATCTTTGGCACCAAGATGTTGTTTGATGTATTCCGGGAAAGGGACCAGAACGATCTGGCATACCGTATTGCAGATCAGCGTGGTTTCCCGGGCTGGGGCCATATGCTGGAAAATGGTGCTACCACTTTGTGGGAAACATGGGCCGCTTCAGATAATACCTATTCCAAGAACCACCCGATGTTCGGATCAATAGGAGAGTGGTTCTACAGGTCTTTGCTGGGGATTAACCCAGCAGCCCCCGGCTTCAAAAAGATCATCATAAAACCACAGCCTGCAGGGGACCTTACCTTTGCCAAAGGAAGTTATGACTCTCCCTACGGCGCTATCTCCAGCAACTGGAAAATAGCGAACGGAAAGTTTGATCTCAGGGTAAGTATACCCCCTAATACCAGCGCAGAAGTATGGGTGCCAACGAAATATGGTAAAGTGTCCGGAGGTAAACTTATCAGGGAAGAAAAAGGGTATGCAGTATTTGGTACAGGTTCAGGAAATCATATATTCGTATCTGAATAA
- a CDS encoding alpha/beta fold hydrolase, with protein MKLPVIIAILFFMAACQPNSTYTQLNNADTAILTSDSVQLVVKVAGQGVPCIFVHGGPGGGFLSFEKMGGNNLEQCMTMVYYDQRGSGSSQNAADYSLDRMVEDIEELRQAMKSEKVYLLSHSFGGIIAFNYAKKYPSHVYGLILANATLHFFNTASIKEQVEYGYRLLGRDTVIQETDSLLQLMTVVRKEMSKQRIGYKFLTDDIQTIVRLDSLDEMYPRTNDFGMAIVAPLLDTSGKVRYPEYSLDYTVQTSRLQLPVLTITGNNDHAIGIHHYEKFRFPQQEVVKINGGHLLYYEQNAAFVKAVCAFIKAKGAGQK; from the coding sequence ATGAAATTACCTGTTATCATTGCCATCCTGTTTTTCATGGCGGCATGCCAGCCCAACAGCACTTACACACAGTTAAACAATGCGGATACGGCTATCCTCACCAGTGATTCCGTTCAACTGGTTGTTAAGGTGGCAGGCCAGGGAGTGCCCTGCATCTTTGTGCATGGCGGGCCGGGCGGCGGTTTTCTGTCCTTCGAAAAAATGGGCGGAAATAACCTGGAGCAGTGTATGACCATGGTGTATTACGACCAGCGAGGCTCCGGCTCTTCACAGAACGCGGCAGATTATAGTCTTGACCGCATGGTGGAAGACATAGAAGAACTCCGGCAGGCCATGAAATCAGAGAAGGTATACCTGCTCAGTCATTCTTTCGGCGGCATCATTGCTTTCAACTACGCAAAGAAATATCCTTCCCATGTATACGGGTTGATACTGGCTAACGCTACCCTGCATTTCTTCAATACTGCGTCTATCAAAGAGCAGGTAGAATATGGGTATCGCCTGCTGGGCAGGGATACTGTTATTCAGGAAACAGATTCCCTCCTGCAGCTGATGACGGTGGTGAGAAAAGAAATGAGTAAACAGCGCATCGGTTATAAGTTCCTTACGGATGATATACAAACCATCGTCAGGCTGGATAGCCTGGATGAAATGTATCCCCGCACGAATGACTTTGGCATGGCCATCGTGGCGCCATTATTAGATACTTCCGGGAAGGTACGTTATCCTGAATACTCGCTTGACTACACTGTTCAAACATCCCGGCTGCAGCTTCCCGTGCTCACCATTACCGGCAACAACGATCATGCGATCGGCATTCATCATTATGAAAAGTTCAGGTTCCCGCAACAGGAGGTAGTGAAGATCAATGGCGGGCATTTGCTCTATTATGAGCAGAACGCTGCCTTTGTAAAAGCGGTTTGTGCATTTATCAAAGCAAAGGGCGCGGGTCAAAAATAA
- a CDS encoding nuclear transport factor 2 family protein, protein MTHKTVIASSAKEIVLSCVKAINEQDFKIARTFVDDDMQFIGVMGSRDGAQAYFDDMEKMKLKYDVKKAIAEGDDVCLLYDLQISGKTIFGCGWYHVEDEKITSLKVIFDPRPLL, encoded by the coding sequence ATGACACACAAGACAGTTATTGCAAGCAGTGCAAAAGAGATCGTATTATCCTGTGTGAAAGCCATCAACGAACAGGATTTCAAGATTGCCAGGACCTTTGTGGACGACGATATGCAGTTCATTGGCGTAATGGGCTCAAGGGATGGGGCACAGGCATACTTTGATGATATGGAGAAAATGAAACTGAAATACGATGTGAAAAAAGCTATTGCGGAAGGAGACGATGTATGCCTCCTGTACGACCTGCAGATCTCCGGGAAAACCATCTTCGGCTGTGGCTGGTATCATGTAGAGGATGAGAAGATCACTTCCCTTAAAGTTATTTTTGACCCGCGCCCTTTGCTTTGA
- a CDS encoding NAD(P)/FAD-dependent oxidoreductase, with product MKATYDVMIAGGSYAGLSAAMALGRALRHVLIIDGGDPCNKQTPHSHNFLTQDGQTPAQIADKAKQQVLQYHTISWHQGLVSNVVSTPAGFEISTAAGETFRAKKVLFATGIKDQFLPVKGLAETWGISLVHCPYCHGYEIRGKATGLIANGEMGFELCRLISNWSNKLTLFTNGPSTLTAEQAAKIKSHKITVIETEISEFEQKNGQLQNIVLKDGSKHALEAAYIRLPFKQHSDLPQQLGCAIDEHGYIEVTELQQTTVPGVYAAGDNSNKFRGVSMAVAAGTKAGAMINKELTDETF from the coding sequence ATGAAGGCAACATATGATGTAATGATAGCGGGCGGCAGCTATGCCGGTCTTTCAGCAGCCATGGCTTTAGGGCGGGCATTGAGACATGTGCTGATCATTGACGGCGGCGATCCCTGCAATAAACAAACACCTCATTCGCATAACTTCCTCACACAGGATGGGCAAACACCTGCACAAATTGCGGACAAAGCAAAACAGCAGGTGTTGCAATACCACACCATTTCCTGGCACCAGGGCTTAGTATCCAATGTAGTGAGCACCCCTGCTGGTTTTGAGATCAGTACGGCGGCGGGAGAAACCTTCCGGGCTAAAAAGGTACTGTTTGCAACGGGCATCAAAGACCAGTTCCTGCCGGTCAAAGGGCTTGCAGAAACATGGGGCATTTCCCTGGTGCATTGCCCTTACTGCCATGGTTATGAGATCAGGGGGAAAGCCACAGGGCTCATTGCTAACGGGGAAATGGGGTTTGAGCTATGCCGGTTAATTTCCAACTGGAGCAACAAACTAACGCTCTTCACCAATGGCCCTTCTACTTTAACAGCAGAACAGGCAGCGAAGATCAAAAGCCATAAGATAACGGTGATTGAAACGGAGATCAGCGAATTTGAACAGAAGAACGGGCAACTGCAAAACATTGTATTAAAGGATGGCTCCAAACATGCCCTGGAAGCTGCTTACATAAGACTGCCCTTTAAACAGCACAGCGATCTGCCGCAGCAATTGGGTTGTGCTATTGATGAACATGGATATATTGAAGTAACGGAACTACAGCAAACCACGGTTCCCGGTGTTTATGCAGCAGGCGATAACAGCAATAAGTTCCGTGGTGTTTCCATGGCTGTTGCTGCTGGCACAAAAGCAGGTGCCATGATCAATAAGGAATTAACGGATGAAACATTCTAA
- a CDS encoding DUF1543 domain-containing protein — protein sequence MVKLFMVLIGCKPAGRHTEQHDIFFGIAASLKELIPAIIAFWPEADDLHIDGYREVTKVDGYRIGINETVPSSEYLFFINLGGYKENEMEEFHYKMLATGKDKNEALRKAKATAFFKHTGFKGATAHIDDKYGVDVDDMALVEEILPATVREQYRLTLTPAPQEMAEDVLHLGYFKLSDLLA from the coding sequence ATGGTGAAATTATTTATGGTACTGATCGGCTGTAAACCCGCAGGCCGCCATACAGAACAACACGATATCTTCTTTGGTATAGCAGCATCCCTGAAAGAACTCATACCCGCTATCATTGCCTTCTGGCCGGAGGCAGACGATCTGCATATAGACGGGTACCGGGAAGTAACAAAAGTAGATGGGTACCGCATTGGCATCAATGAAACAGTTCCTTCCTCCGAATACCTGTTCTTTATTAACCTGGGCGGCTATAAAGAAAATGAAATGGAAGAGTTCCATTACAAAATGCTGGCCACCGGGAAAGATAAAAACGAAGCACTCCGTAAAGCGAAGGCTACCGCCTTTTTTAAACATACCGGTTTCAAAGGGGCCACTGCACACATCGATGATAAATATGGTGTGGATGTGGACGATATGGCACTGGTGGAAGAGATACTGCCTGCAACGGTGCGTGAGCAATACCGCCTGACCTTAACACCTGCACCACAGGAGATGGCAGAGGATGTTTTGCACCTGGGGTACTTCAAACTATCGGACCTCCTGGCTTAG
- a CDS encoding dienelactone hydrolase family protein has product MDQNIIRLFDEYTHKPLTREDFFKRLVKLTGGMAAAMAVLPLLESNYAQAATVQPLDPDLTEEDITYPGEGTTMKGYLVRPKAAGKRGAVVVIHENRGLTPHIKDVTRRLAKAGYLALAPDALSVFGGTTANEDESRAQFGKLDAAQNLQNFLKAFTYLKSLPESNGKTGCVGFCWGGALANQLAVNDPDLKAAVAFYGRQPAAADVPKIKAAVQLHYGGLDERVNEGIPAYEAALKAAHVKYELYIYEGAQHAFHNDTSAARYNEAAAKLAWERTLKLFKGTIQ; this is encoded by the coding sequence ATGGATCAGAACATCATCCGCCTTTTTGATGAGTATACCCACAAACCCCTTACCCGGGAAGATTTCTTCAAACGCCTCGTAAAGCTCACCGGAGGTATGGCAGCGGCCATGGCTGTATTGCCCCTGCTGGAATCCAATTATGCCCAGGCAGCTACGGTGCAGCCACTGGATCCGGACCTTACAGAGGAGGATATCACCTATCCCGGAGAAGGCACTACCATGAAGGGATACCTCGTACGCCCGAAAGCTGCCGGCAAAAGGGGAGCGGTAGTAGTGATCCATGAGAACCGGGGCCTTACACCGCACATCAAAGATGTAACCCGCCGTCTCGCCAAAGCGGGATACCTGGCGCTGGCACCGGATGCCTTATCTGTATTTGGCGGCACCACTGCCAACGAAGATGAAAGCCGCGCCCAGTTCGGAAAACTGGATGCAGCACAAAACCTGCAGAATTTCCTGAAAGCATTTACTTATCTCAAATCTCTCCCGGAATCCAATGGTAAAACAGGCTGTGTTGGTTTTTGCTGGGGAGGTGCATTGGCTAATCAGCTGGCCGTGAATGATCCTGATCTGAAAGCAGCCGTTGCATTTTATGGCCGCCAGCCGGCAGCAGCAGATGTTCCGAAGATCAAAGCTGCGGTGCAACTGCATTATGGCGGGCTGGACGAAAGGGTGAATGAAGGTATTCCTGCCTACGAAGCAGCTTTAAAAGCAGCGCATGTTAAATATGAACTGTACATCTATGAAGGGGCACAACACGCCTTCCATAATGATACTTCTGCAGCCCGTTATAACGAAGCTGCCGCTAAGCTCGCCTGGGAAAGAACACTGAAGCTGTTTAAAGGAACCATACAATAA